The proteins below come from a single Ailuropoda melanoleuca isolate Jingjing chromosome 1, ASM200744v2, whole genome shotgun sequence genomic window:
- the LOC117802591 gene encoding keratin-associated protein 20-2-like, which translates to MCYYGNYYGGLGYGYGGLGYGYGGLGYGYGCGYGGCGYGGYGYGCCRPLCSGRYWSYGFY; encoded by the coding sequence ATGTGTTACTATGGCAATTATTATGGTGGCCTAGGCTATGGCTATGGTGGCCTAGGCTATGGCTATGGTGGCCTGGGCTATGGCTATGGCTGTGGTTATGGTGGCTGTGGTTATGGTGGCTATGGTTATGGCTGCTGCCGCCCATTATGCTCCGGAAGATACTGGTCTTATGGCTTCTACTGA
- the LOC100475910 gene encoding neuropeptide-like protein 31, whose protein sequence is MSFYGNYYGGLGCGYGGCGYGGWGYGGYGCGYGGLGCGYGGYGCGYGGLGCGYGGWGYGGYGCGHNGVGYVCSGYGYGSNRPSCCRRCCSYGIY, encoded by the coding sequence ATGTCTTTCTATGGCAACTACTATGGTGGCCTAGGCTGTGGCTATGGCGGCTGTGGCTATGGCGGCTGGGGCTATGGCGGCTACGGATGTGGCTACGGTGGCCTGGGCTGTGGCTATGGCGGCTATGGATGTGGCTACGGTGGCCTGGGCTGTGGCTATGGCGGCTGGGGCTATGGCGGCTATGGATGTGGCCACAATGGTGTGGGCTATGTCTGTAGCGGCTATGGATATGGCTCCAACCGCCCATCTTGCTGCAGAAGATGCTGTTCCTATGGGATCTACTGA
- the LOC117801150 gene encoding keratin-associated protein 6-1-like, with the protein MNGSANNRTSTVSRNAYHLPSTLIYLQCDTSPLLLYPTSTTNTMCGGYYGNSCGGCGYGGCGYGGCGYGGCGYGGCGYGGYGYGGLGCGYGSSYGCGFRRLGCGYGCGSGCGYGYGSRSICGYGCGSGYSSGFGCY; encoded by the exons ATGAATGGTTCAGCTAATAATCGGACCAGCACTGTCAGTCGGAATGCCTACCATCTTCCCAGCACTTTAATTTATCTTCAGTG TGAcacttctcctctccttctctaccCAACCTCAACAACCAACACCATGTGTGGCGGCTACTACGGAAACTCCTGCGGGGGCTGCGGCTATGGAGGCTGCGGCTATGGAGGCTGTGGCTATGGAGGCTGTGGCTACGGAGGCTGCGGTTATGGAGGCTATGGTTATGGAGGCCTGGGCTGTGGCTATGGCTCCAGCTATGGCTGTGGCTTCCGCAGGCTGGGCTGTGGCTATGGCTGTGGCTCTGGCTGTGGCTACGGCTATGGCTCCCGCTCCATCTGTGGCTATGGATGCGGCTCCGGCTACAGCTCTGGCTTTGGCTGCTACTAA